CAAGTCTTTTCGGGACAGGATTCCGGACTATCTGGGCGGCCGCTTCCCCGGAGGAATGGACCTATTCCCTTACACCGAAGCGGAATTCAGGAAGTTGGAGGCCGGCAGTCCCTCCTTCTACGCCGCCATCCGGTCCGGAAGGGAACTCTGATACTCCAGGACGATCCGGTTGCACATTCTTCGAAATCTCATCCATCGACTGATCCACGCGCTTCCGGCCGCATGGGCGGAACGGATGGCCGTCCGGCTGCTGCGGCGCCTGACTGAAGAAAGGGAGCCTCCGGCCGTCCTTCGCTCCTTGTTCCGGGTGAACCTCGCGTTGGACCGCCTTCAGGACCTGGCCGCGATCGAATATGGGTCGGGCATCCATCCCAAGCACCGGCTCATGAGATACCACGACTTCTTTATTCAGCGAATCAGGGAGGACGATCGCATTCTGGACATCGGGTGCGGCGATGGGACCGTGGACTTCGACATCGTGCAGAAGACCGGGGCGCGCGTGGTCGGACTGGACTCGAATCCGGACAACGTGAGCAAGGCGACGGCGCGATATCAACATGAGCGGCTGGAATTTCGACTCGGAGAAGCGAAGGGCGATCTTCCCGACGGTCCCTTCACGGCGGTTATTCTTTCCAACGTGCTCGAGCACCTTGCCGAGAGGGTGGATTTCCTCAAGCGGCTCTCGGACACGGTCCACCCCAATCGTATTCTGATCCGCGTCCCCTTGTTCGAGCGAGATTGGAGAGTGCCCCTCCGGATGGAACTTCAGCTTGATTGGCGGATGGACGAGACGCACGAGACGGAATACACTCCTGAATCCTTTGTGAAAGAAATCGAGGCGGCGGGGTTGAAGATCGCGCACCACGAAATCCGCTGGGGTGAAATTTGGGCGGAGGTCGAACGACCGGCGCCCGTCCGGGAATGAACAGCACTGTCCAAAAGACCGGACTGGTAGCGGGGATCACCGCCCTGTTCACAATTCCGATCGCATACGCGTCGTATCATCTCTGGGTCCGTAGCGGCCAATTCCTCTTCCATGATCACCTGACCGGGCTTTCCATCGCCCGATCATGGATGGAGGGGAAGGGATTTTTCCTCTCGACGGCCTACTACGAGCCGATCCCACCGCTCTTTCTGGCGGTTTTCCTCCGTTTTTCCGATCTTCAACTCGCCGGCACGGTGCTCCCGTATGTCTTCCTCCATGTATTGACCACCGCGGCGGCGTATTTCCTTGCCCGGCGGTTCTTGGCTCCAACGCCGAGTACGTGGGTCGGTTTTCTGGTCGGTTTCGATCCCGTTCTCACGGCCATTTCCGGCCGAATGTATGCCGAGAATTCATCCGTGCTTCTGACCACGGCGACTTTGTTGGTGCTCGCAAAGACTTACCCTGTGGTGCGGATTCGGCATACCTGTCTGCTGGGAGTCTTGTTCGCGATATGCCTGCTCGCGCGAGTCCAGTCCCTGGCCGTCACCTTCGGGTTGCTTCTCGCTCTGGTCCTGTTTCCCTGGAGGCGCCTTCCCATTGTGCGACGGTGCACCTTGACCGCCCTATTTCTTCTTAGCTGGGGGCTGGCCCTTCTGCCGCTGGCCTACTGGAACCACAGAACAACCGGTGAAGCCCGCATCACTCCTACCAGGACCATGCACACGCTCTGCGGAGGAGCGCTGGCGACACGCTATTCCGCGCAGGAACTTGTTGTCGCCGCCATTTCCCGATTCTCCACCGGTTTGGTGCGGAGAATGCTGGAAGCCGACCGACCGCTCCTGACGCAAGATGCGTATTGTGGGGAGCGATGGGGCCGCTTGCTGGCCGAGGCGAACGGGAACGAGAGCGTTGCGGATCGCGCCATGGGGAAGGAGGTTATCGGGTTGATTCGGGAGGCTCCATTGAAGTACATGCTTTGGATCGCCCTCTCCCCCATACCGTTCCTTGCTTTCGAGCACGAGGCCATCAACTACCTACGGCCGGGTTTGGACCGATACCTCCCTGTTAGGGTCATCGACGCCCTAAGCCTGGGACTGTGGCTGTACTCGATTTCAATCGTGGCCTTCGCACTGATCGGGACATGGATTCTCGTCAAACGGAGGAACCCCACAGGCATGATTCTGGCGCTGGTGACGTGGGTGTATCTGGCTGTCCACGCCCCCTCCACCGGCCAATACCGGTTCGCCGCAACCGTGATCCCTGCTCTCATTGTGCTGGCCGTGATAGGGGCCTCCGGGAAGCTGACCGTCGCGGAGGCCGGTCGTTGAAGAGCCGTTTGGTCGCCCTGCTCGATGACGTCGACGCCGCGCTCTCCGGAGCCT
Above is a window of Nitrospirota bacterium DNA encoding:
- a CDS encoding glycosyltransferase family 39 protein; translation: MNSTVQKTGLVAGITALFTIPIAYASYHLWVRSGQFLFHDHLTGLSIARSWMEGKGFFLSTAYYEPIPPLFLAVFLRFSDLQLAGTVLPYVFLHVLTTAAAYFLARRFLAPTPSTWVGFLVGFDPVLTAISGRMYAENSSVLLTTATLLVLAKTYPVVRIRHTCLLGVLFAICLLARVQSLAVTFGLLLALVLFPWRRLPIVRRCTLTALFLLSWGLALLPLAYWNHRTTGEARITPTRTMHTLCGGALATRYSAQELVVAAISRFSTGLVRRMLEADRPLLTQDAYCGERWGRLLAEANGNESVADRAMGKEVIGLIREAPLKYMLWIALSPIPFLAFEHEAINYLRPGLDRYLPVRVIDALSLGLWLYSISIVAFALIGTWILVKRRNPTGMILALVTWVYLAVHAPSTGQYRFAATVIPALIVLAVIGASGKLTVAEAGR
- a CDS encoding class I SAM-dependent methyltransferase — translated: MHILRNLIHRLIHALPAAWAERMAVRLLRRLTEEREPPAVLRSLFRVNLALDRLQDLAAIEYGSGIHPKHRLMRYHDFFIQRIREDDRILDIGCGDGTVDFDIVQKTGARVVGLDSNPDNVSKATARYQHERLEFRLGEAKGDLPDGPFTAVILSNVLEHLAERVDFLKRLSDTVHPNRILIRVPLFERDWRVPLRMELQLDWRMDETHETEYTPESFVKEIEAAGLKIAHHEIRWGEIWAEVERPAPVRE